The DNA window TACTGGTAAGGTGTTTTTGTTTAGGCGAGATGAGTTATAATTTCTAGAGTTTCTTAAATGctcatgtttttcttcccaAATTACTGGGATTATCTCTGTCTTTCGTGTTAACAGTGACAAACCACGGTGACGTACAGAATGGCGTTGTTTACTCTGCAATGAAACTGACATCTTGAACTATTGAGGAGACAGATTTTTGAGGAATAATTCTGCATTTTGGGCCATGTGTCAGTCAGAAGCAATGAAAAAAGAGGGTGTGAACAGTCCTGACCCGCTGGTAAGGGAGGCTTTTCTTATGGCCCATGATTACATAGACTACATAACTACAGGAGGCTCAGATGGCACCATGGGTCCTGCCCCGACAGCCTGCACAGCGGCCCTGCGTCATGCTGGAGATGAGCTCCTCAACCGATTTCCCATATTCTTCAGACGCTGGCCTCGAGTTTTCCAAGATGTGACAGAGAAGACGGCCTGCTCCATGCTCACGAGCATCTTGGATGAACACTTTTTCCCCCCCGTCCCCGGAGGGCGACGCAGAGACCTGGCCTGGAGCGCTGTGCTGTCGGTGTATGTGCTCTCCGGCCAGATGGCCCTTCATTGCAAAGAGAGGGGCATGCTGGTGGTCCTGCCCCAGCTGAAGGAGTGTGTTGGGGCCTATGTGGAGAGGGTCATCTGCCCCCATATACGAGACAAGGGTGGATGGGTGAGTATGTGCCGATGACGATGAAGCATATGTTACTATATAGAACACTATTTAGGCCATTACACACAAAGCTTTTGGCTTATATTGTTGCATTCGGATCACTGTCCAGTTGCACCCTGATTTACTCACATCCCAAAGTTGGAAAAACATGGTGGTGAGTCGACAGCAACGTGTTCGTCTATTAACGCTTTGCAACTCCTTTGCAAAATGTCAGCGAGCTAAAGTCTGGATAATCTGCCACTGCTATAGTACTGTATATCTGCAGGTTCTCCGGCATTTAACAGTTGATCCAGATAGAATGTGGAGTTTTGAGTCTGCATGGTGATGAGTGCCAGCTGCAGTAACTAGGATTTAAATTATACcaatttttcaaacaaatgatCAATCTTATAGTATAAATAgctggaaacaacaacaagaatACCTTGATAACAACTGTGTGGCACAGATGTTTCAACTTTATCTTTATATACAACATtgaagaaccttttttttgtcctaATACCAGTGATGTAAAGGAAATGTGACTGAAGCTTTTGATCAGATGATTCCAGTCATGATGATCCTGTATTCTGTTCTTGACAACAGTCTCTTTCTTCTTTACATCTTAAATAAGGATAGAGTCATTCGGCATGTGATGCAGAGCTTGTGCGTGTATTTAAAACCTAcaaaacttttttattttttttatttttttaaataaaacctctACTGTTCCTCCACAGCATGAGTCTATCTATCCAGATAGAATGTGGATTTTTGAGTCTGCACGGTGATGGGTGACACGCAGCAGTAACTAGGATTTAAATTATAGCCAATTTGGAAACAAATTATCAATCATAATTTGCTTCCAAATATGCTATAATAGAAGCCGCAATGGGGTACCTTGTCAGCTATTTTGGGCACGGATATTTTaacttcatctttattttaaacaagGTACCGTTGAGTAACTGACTTATTTTGTAAAGTGGAAAACCTGCTGTACAGATACTGATGAAATAATGAATAGAGAATGAAAGGATCAGTGGATCTTTTGTAAATGTCATCCCATATTTAATTTACAATGCACTCAATTGTTTGCTTTAAATTGAAGCTTCCCTTtactgttttgttgttgttgttgacagagCGGCTTTGAGTCACGCTTTGGAGAGAAGCAGGGCCTGGAGGGCCAGGTGAAGAAACTGTGTTGCTGGACACTGATGACCCTGACCATCAGTATTCTCACCTACTTCTTGTGGAAACGAATCAGCACTGTCACATAATTATGGCAAGAAGCTCTGTAAAATTTAGCTACCATATCTAAATATCAATGAGGTTCAAGGGTCTCCTGATGATCCCCAGGAGGGCAAATGGTTTTGCAGAAAGGAGTCAAAAACCACCAGACAACTGCTCAGCAATAAACAGGttattttgcagtttttatttGAACAATAAAGAAATTTCTATATTTACCATCGATGACAACTGTTAGAGCCACGTCCTATTTAAATAgcgcatttattttttaatattgttgGCATAATCTAGTTTGTTATCCTCTCTGTTGTTTTATGTAAGGCCAATAAATTTGTATTCTACAACAAACTAGACCAAAGATTTTCGTGTTTTTTGATTCGTTGTGTAAGAAAGTAACGGAAATTAAATGGTTTCCAAATGTTATTCTTGCTTCATAAACCCACCAGATGGCCACATACACGACAACTTCACATGATTATTACCGTCTTTTGATCAAATCCATTTCAATTGTCTTCTTAAATAAAGCTTCTTAAATAAAACTTTTAAGTTTTTATAAATGTTAATCAAATAGTGCGCaatgagcttttttttcttccagaaaggATATCAATAAACTTACATCAAAAGCCAGCGACAAATTCATTGATCTGTTCAATTATATTCCGAATTTGACTCcatataaaaatgtttaattatACGACATGAAACAAAAGGAGCGGCTTGATCTATGGCTGACATTTAGCTGCTGAGACGCTTCCGGAATAGCTCGTGGTGGGTTATTGTGACCAATAAGAATTGACCATTGTGGGCCCCTCAGCCAATCCGGTTCCAGAGCACTGTTCTGTCGGGAAGAGACTATAAAAGGCCCCACCCACAAGCCGCTGTCATTTACTTCTCGCAAAGGACTCGTTCAGGCCCGACTGTGAGAAAGAACCTTACCCTCCTCTTCTATTTAAACCAATTCTGTCGTCACAAAAAAATGGTGAGTACGAAGTTTTTCTTGTATGTTGTCTCACATCGTCCCCCGCTAGCTTCAAAAGGGGGTCTGCTATCAGGTCTAAAGTCTAGAACATCATGAACATGTCCGTTTTTAATCCTATAAATTTAAAGGATTTTCCCGTTTTATTCTATGAAGATGACGTAGTTTCCAAAAGGCCCATGTCCTTTCACTGGCACATCTATTCTTTCATGTGAAAACTGCTTTTGAACCCAAAACCTGtttgcacaaaaaaaaataaaaaaaataaataaaaaattcaCCCGGACAATTAATTTTTTAAATCTGAGGAGGCATGATATTGATTATACATCGTTCAAGTACATTTTTCTGACTTAATATCAGTGATATAAAGGAAATGTGACTGCAGCTTTGGCTCATGATGATCCCTTTTTCTTTACAACAGGCCCCTTCTTCATATTCCAAATAAGTGTAGAGTCATTCAGCATGTgacgcagtgtgtgtgtgtgtgtgtgtgtgtgtgtgtgtgtgttgtgtgtgtgtgtgtgtgtgtgtgtgtgtggtgtgtgtgtgtgtgtgttaaacctGCAAATCCTTTTAATAATAACACCTTTCCTGTTTCCCCACAGCGTGAGTGTATCTCTATCCATGTAGGTCAGGCTGGGGTCCAGATTggcaatgcatgctgggaactgTATTGCCTGGAGCATGGGATCCAGCCTGATGGAAGGATGCCCAGTGATAAAACAATTGGAGGAGGCGATGATTCTTTCAACACCTTCTTCAGTGAGACTGGGGCAGGAAAACACGTCCCCAGGGCTGTTTTTGTAGACCTGGAACCGTCTGTGATTGGTAAATTTAGCTGTTCTACAACTGTTGTATCCCCCATCCATCAAACCCTGCTATAGGTTTGTTTCTTGCCCATAGATGAGGTGCGTTCGGGGACCTACCGCCAGCTGTTTCACCCTGAGCAGCTGATCACTGGCAAGGAGGATGCTGCCAACAACTATGCTCGTGGACACTACACTGTGGGCAAAGAGATCATCGACGTAGTGCTGGACAGGATCCGCAAACTGGTGGGTTGCAAGTTCAACTCCAGGTCAACATTGAGTTTACATGATTTTCCCCTCATGTGTTCCACTCTCTCTTTACAGTCTGACCAGTGCACCGGCCTTCAGGGCTTCCTGGTGTTCCACAGCTTTGGAGGTGGAACCGGCTCTGGTTTCACCTCCCTGCTGATGGAGCGTCTGTCCGTCGACTACGGCAAGAAGTCCAAGCTTGAGTTCTCGGTCTACCCGGCTCCCCAGGTGTCCACTGCTGTGGTGGAGCCCTACAACTCCGTCCtgaccacccacaccacccTGGAACACTCAGACTGCGCCTTCATGGTCGACAACGAGGCCATCTACGACATCTGCCGTCGGAACCTCGATATCGAGCGTCCCACGTACACCAACCTGAACAGGCTGATCAGTCAGATCGTGTCCTCCATCACGGCTTCTCTGCGATTTGACGGTGCCCTCAACGTAGATCTGACAGAATTTCAGACCAACTTGGTGCCTTATCCTCGTATCCATTTCCCCCTGGCCACGTACGCCCCGGTCATCTCTGCTGAGAAAGCTTACCATGAGCAGTTGACCGTAGCCGAAATCACCAGTGCTTGCTTTGAGCCAGCCAACCAGTTGGTGAAATGTGACCCTCGCCACGGCAAGTACATGGCCTGCTGCCTTCTGTACCGTGGCGACGTGGTCCCCAAAGATGTGAATGCTGCCATTGCTACCATCAAAACAAAACGCACCATCCAGTTTGTGGACTGGTGCCCCACCGGTTTCAAGGTGGGCATCAACTACCAGCCCCCCACTGTTGTGCCTGGTGGAGATCTGGCCAAGGTCCAGAGGGCCGTGTGCATGCTGAGTAATACCACGGCCATCGCTGAGGCCTGGGCTCGTCTGGACCACAAGTTTGACCTGATGTACGCCAAACGGGCCTTTGTTCACTGGTACGTGGGTGAGGGTATGGAGGAGGGTGAGTTCTCTGAGGCCAGAGAGGACATGGCTGCTCTGGAGAAGGATTATGAGGAGGTGGGAGCTGATACTGTtggagatgaggatgaggatgaagatggagaggagTATTAAATTGTCTTTCCCTTGTAACTTATGAATAAAGCCTGATTGCTTATCCTATTGGTCTCCTAACTGCTTTTATTCCTATGTTTATCTAACCCTTTTTGGGTTGTTGATGCAAGTACTTAAAATTGCATACATTGTCCCCAGTTGtttgaaaatgtatattttttggCTTTATTAGTAATGCATGTATTTACAAaactaaaatacaaaaaaagatcTGGTCTGTATATACATGCAGATCTTCCAAGATATAACAATTAACAAAACATCTACATTTATAGGTCAAATAAGTAAGTAGACGTGTAGATAAATACATTTcttctaaaaaggaaaaattctAGACAACGTTCATCttttgagaagaaaagaaaagacgcTTTTCTTGTCAGAATTAAAATGTATCTAATTGTTTTTCCTattagaacattcatggttacaTCCCAGTAGAGAATTGCCGCATACTTGCAGTTTAAacacatggtggcgctatgctcaCGTCACGGCGCACAACCAAAACCATTCAAATTGCTACGCATGCTCAATGCTACCGGTCTCCGTACACACCCCACGAGTGACCGCCAAACCAATAAAGGACCCGGAAGGGCGTTGTTTTTTTCACATAGGAGTGGGCCAAAGGGGAGTGTATAAGATTCAATTAAGCAGTGGAACACAGTACATCCATAAAAATTGCACTCAAGAACCGCTGAGAGAAATGGCGGGAAAGATTGAGCAATACAAAATCCCCGTGCAGATAATGGGTAATCACACATACCGTACTGTTATGCGCGAGGTCAGACACAACTAGGAACGCTTAATGCTCACACTTGCAGGATCATCTATACGCCCTGCAAGGTAACAAAAGATCCAGATTGGAAACAAAGTACAATGCTGATTTACCTACCATTCTGTCTAAGGCGAACCAACTACAATTATACAACCTGTAATAAAGAATGTGTCCAAGATCGTCATTGTGATTCCTATATGTTTAACAAGACTACACAATCGTGCCCAAGTGGCTATAATTGCGCTTGCACCTATTCACAAGGTGCACCAGGACATAAGGGCATGTGTTTGATCAACAATGGTTGGTGGCTTTGTGGACACAACGCGTATGctcacctaccagcaaactgatCAGGAGTGTGCGCTCCGGTCCACCTCAGTGAtaacacagtcataatttatgctaaTAACGCTAGAACCGTTCCACAGTCGGGTCGCAGGAGAGACTTAAATATAgatttcaaaccacatgactcggCATGGGGAACAGATGTACCGCAAGAGAttaaacactggacagagggagaaaaggttgTTAACAGTCTGTTCCCTTGGGTAGGTATGGCAAAGAACATGTTAAGATTAGAAACTGTTGATTACAGactgaaagtgtttactaattGACAAAGGTTGCTCTTACAGGAGTTAAAGAATAACTGACTGCGTTGAGATTAATGactgcagaataggatggccttagatctatTGACCGCATCTGAAGAAGGATTTTGCACGATGGTGGGAGATTACTGTTGCACATTTATCGCAGAAAATGATGCAGATGGCCAGTTGATAGACAGTGCACTGAAGAATTTGACCAAATTACAGAAGGCAATGATTGACGACGGCAGTTCCCCATTAGATTGGTTTATGGGCATGATTTTAAGATAGAGGGAACTGTTGTTTAAGACAGGGGCAGTAATCGGGACAGTACTGATAGTATTAGCCATATTAACTTGTTGTGtcgtacctcttgttcggggttgcattgatCGGCTCCTGGGTTCGGCTGTTACTAGTGCTTTGCTGCATATGGAAGAACCTCTActggatgaaggagaagaagtggATTCACAAGAAGATTGGACTAATGCACTGCATAATGTCAAAGAACTGTTTGATATGTCTTAAGTTGCACCCACATTGAATTCTGAGTATAAGAAATGTATTGTccaggaaaatgaaataatacatttgaAGTTCATTAAAGTGAAAAGATGTGTTATGGATAATGAGAATCTAGATGCATTGTCCCTCAACCAATCCGGTTCCAGAGCACTGTTCTGTCGGGAAGAGACTATAAAAGGCCCCACCCAACACGTCGCTGTCATTTACGGTACTTCTCATAAAGGACTCGTTCAGGCCCGACTGTGAGAAAGAACTTAACCCTCTTCTTCCACTTAAGCTAATTCTGTTGTCACATACTTAGAAAAAAAATGGTGAGTACAAAGTTTTTTTCTTGTATGTTGTCTCAGATCGTCCCCCGCTAGCTTCAAAAGGGGGTCTGCTATCAGGTCTTTATTCTATGAAGATGACATAGTCGCCAAAAGGCCCATGTCCTTTCTCTGGCACATCTGTTCTTTCATCTGAAAACTGCTTCTGAACCCAAAACCTGTttgcacaaaaaataaataaataattgccAGTGTGTTTAAAATGGTCCGTTTACCCGGACAATTAATTTATAAATCTGAGGAGGCATGATATTGATTATACATCATTCAAGTACATTTTTCTGACTTATACTAGTGATATGAAGGAAATGTGACTGTAGCTTCGGATCATGATGATCCCTTTTTCTTTACAACAGGCCGCTTCTTCATATTCCAAATAATTGTAGAGTCATTCAGCATGTtacgcagtgtgtgtgtgtgtgtgtgtgtgtgtgtgtgtgtgtgtgtgtgtgtgtgtgtgtgtgtgtgtaaaacctgCAAATCCTTTTAATAATAACACCTTTCCTGTTTCCCCACAGCGTGAGTGTATCTCTATCCATGTGGGTCAGGCTGGGGTCCAGATTggcaatgcatgctgggaactgTATTGCCTGGAGCATGGGATCCAGCCTGATGGACAGATGCCCAGTGATAAAACAattggaggaggagatgattcTTTCAACACCTTCTTCAGTGAGACCGGGGCAGGAAAACACGTCCCCAGGGCTGTTTTTGTAGACCTGGAACCGTCTGTGATTGGTAAATTTAGCTGTTCTTCTACAACTGTTGTATCCCCCATCCATCAAACCCTCCTATAGGTTTGTTTCTTGCCCATAGATGAGGTGCGTACGGGGACCTACCGCCAGCTGTTTCACCCTGAGCAGCTGATCACTGGCAAGGAGGATGCTGCCAACAACTATGCTCGTGGACACTACACTGTGGGCAAAGAGCTCATCGACGTAGTGCTGGACAGGATCCGCAAACTGGTGGGTTGCAAGTTCAACTTCAGGTCAACATTGAGTTTACATGATTTCTCCCCTCATGTGTTCCACTGTCTCTTTACAGTCTGACCAGTGCACCGGCCTTCAGGGCTTCCTGGTGTTCCACAGCTTTGGAGGTGGAACCGGCTCTGGTTTCACCTCCCTGCTGATGGAGCGTCTGTCCGTCGACTACGGCAAGAAGTCCAAGCTTGAGTTCTCGGTCTACCCGGCTCCCCAGGTGTCCACTGCTGTGGTGGAGCCCTACAACTCCATCCtgaccacccacaccacccTGGAACACTCAGACTGCGCCTTCATGGTCGACAACGAGGCCATCTACGACATCTGCCGTCGGAACCTCGATATCGAGCATCCCACGTACACCAACCTGAACAGGCTGATCAGTCAGATCGTGTCCTCCATCACGGCTTCTCTGCGATTTGACGGTGCCCTCAACGTAGATCTGACAGAATTTCAGACCAACTTGGTGCCTTATCCTCGTATCCATTTCCCCCTGGCCACGTACGCCCCGGTCATCTCTGCTGAGAAAGCTTACCATGAGCAGTTGACCGTATCCGAAATCACCAACGCTTGTTTTGAGCCAGCCAACCAGTTGGTGAAATGTGACCCTCGCCACGGCAAGTACATGGCCTGTTGCCTTCTGTACCGTGGCGACGTGGTCCCCAAAGATGTGAATGCTGCCATTGCCACCATCAAAACAAAACGCACCATCCAGTTTGTGGACTGGTGCCCCACCGGTTTCAAGGTGGGCATCAACTACCAGCCCCCCACTGTTGTGCCTGGTGGAG is part of the Takifugu flavidus isolate HTHZ2018 chromosome 8, ASM371156v2, whole genome shotgun sequence genome and encodes:
- the LOC130529760 gene encoding tubulin alpha-1C chain-like gives rise to the protein MRECISIHVGQAGVQIGNACWELYCLEHGIQPDGRMPSDKTIGGGDDSFNTFFSETGAGKHVPRAVFVDLEPSVIDEVRSGTYRQLFHPEQLITGKEDAANNYARGHYTVGKEIIDVVLDRIRKLSDQCTGLQGFLVFHSFGGGTGSGFTSLLMERLSVDYGKKSKLEFSVYPAPQVSTAVVEPYNSVLTTHTTLEHSDCAFMVDNEAIYDICRRNLDIERPTYTNLNRLISQIVSSITASLRFDGALNVDLTEFQTNLVPYPRIHFPLATYAPVISAEKAYHEQLTVAEITSACFEPANQLVKCDPRHGKYMACCLLYRGDVVPKDVNAAIATIKTKRTIQFVDWCPTGFKVGINYQPPTVVPGGDLAKVQRAVCMLSNTTAIAEAWARLDHKFDLMYAKRAFVHWYVGEGMEEGEFSEAREDMAALEKDYEEVGADTVGDEDEDEDGEEY
- the LOC130529761 gene encoding tubulin alpha-1C chain-like, coding for MRECISIHVGQAGVQIGNACWELYCLEHGIQPDGQMPSDKTIGGGDDSFNTFFSETGAGKHVPRAVFVDLEPSVIDEVRTGTYRQLFHPEQLITGKEDAANNYARGHYTVGKELIDVVLDRIRKLSDQCTGLQGFLVFHSFGGGTGSGFTSLLMERLSVDYGKKSKLEFSVYPAPQVSTAVVEPYNSILTTHTTLEHSDCAFMVDNEAIYDICRRNLDIEHPTYTNLNRLISQIVSSITASLRFDGALNVDLTEFQTNLVPYPRIHFPLATYAPVISAEKAYHEQLTVSEITNACFEPANQLVKCDPRHGKYMACCLLYRGDVVPKDVNAAIATIKTKRTIQFVDWCPTGFKVGINYQPPTVVPGGDLAKVQRAVCMLSNTTAIAEAWARLDHKFDLMYAKRAFVHWYVGEGMEEGEFSEAREDMAALEKDYEEVGADTMGDEDEDGEEY
- the bcl2l16 gene encoding BCL2 like 16, which gives rise to MCQSEAMKKEGVNSPDPLVREAFLMAHDYIDYITTGGSDGTMGPAPTACTAALRHAGDELLNRFPIFFRRWPRVFQDVTEKTACSMLTSILDEHFFPPVPGGRRRDLAWSAVLSVYVLSGQMALHCKERGMLVVLPQLKECVGAYVERVICPHIRDKGGWSGFESRFGEKQGLEGQVKKLCCWTLMTLTISILTYFLWKRISTVT